From a region of the Citricoccus muralis genome:
- a CDS encoding Rossmann-like and DUF2520 domain-containing protein — protein MSTQPWAAEPQNRPGRLGVGVIGAGKVGAVLGAALRNAGHAVTGVHAVSEASRSRAESLLPEVPVLEIPEILRRSEMVLLAVPDDVLPDLVSGLAEAGHFQTGHLVVHTSGAHGVSVLDPVRASGAIPLAIHPAMSFTGLTLDLARLQDCMFGVTADPIVLPVAQALVVEMGGEPAVIAEADRGTYHAALAHASNHLVTLTSQAAQVLASIGVEQTDRMLSPLLNASLENALANGDGALTGPVARGDVGTVRRHLQVLAVEGIPADVGQAYRAMALATAQRALARGALSEARVAELLDLLGR, from the coding sequence GTGAGCACCCAGCCCTGGGCCGCCGAGCCGCAGAACCGGCCAGGCCGGCTAGGTGTCGGCGTCATCGGAGCCGGCAAGGTCGGTGCCGTGCTGGGGGCCGCCCTGCGCAACGCCGGACACGCCGTCACGGGCGTGCACGCCGTTTCCGAAGCCTCCCGCAGCCGGGCGGAATCCCTGCTGCCCGAGGTGCCGGTGCTCGAGATTCCCGAGATCCTGCGCCGCTCCGAGATGGTCCTGCTCGCCGTTCCCGACGACGTTCTGCCGGACCTGGTCTCAGGGCTCGCAGAGGCCGGTCACTTCCAGACCGGCCACCTCGTGGTCCACACCTCCGGTGCGCACGGCGTCTCCGTGCTGGACCCGGTGCGGGCCTCCGGGGCGATCCCGCTCGCGATCCACCCCGCCATGTCCTTCACGGGACTGACCCTGGACCTGGCCCGGCTGCAGGACTGCATGTTCGGGGTCACCGCCGACCCGATCGTGCTGCCGGTGGCCCAGGCCCTCGTGGTCGAGATGGGTGGGGAGCCTGCCGTCATCGCCGAGGCAGACCGCGGGACCTATCACGCGGCCCTCGCGCACGCCTCGAACCACCTCGTCACCCTGACCTCGCAGGCCGCACAGGTCCTGGCCTCGATCGGCGTGGAGCAGACCGACCGGATGCTCTCCCCGCTGTTGAACGCCTCCCTCGAGAACGCCCTCGCCAACGGGGATGGGGCCCTCACCGGGCCGGTGGCCCGTGGTGACGTGGGCACGGTGCGCCGGCACCTGCAGGTGCTCGCCGTCGAGGGGATCCCGGCCGACGTCGGGCAGGCCTACCGGGCCATGGCCTTGGCGACAGCACAGCGCGCCCTGGCCCGGGGCGCGCTGTCCGAGGCGAGAGTGGCCGAACTGCTGGACCTGTTGGGTCGGTGA
- the folE gene encoding GTP cyclohydrolase I FolE, whose translation MRDVDVDDEAELAPAGVDRPRIEAAVREILEAIGEDPDREGLQDTPKRVAKAYDEFFAGVKQDPGDILGTTFDIAHEELVLVKDIPFYSTCEHHLVPFHGTAHIGYIPSPEGLVTGLSKLARLVEVFARRPQVQERLTTQIVEALMTHLSPRGAIVVIEAEHMCMSMRGVRKPGAKTVTSAVRGQLRDSSTRSEAMSLILHG comes from the coding sequence CTGAGGGACGTGGACGTGGACGACGAGGCTGAGCTGGCCCCAGCCGGTGTGGACCGTCCCCGCATCGAGGCCGCCGTGCGCGAGATCCTCGAGGCGATCGGCGAGGATCCGGACCGGGAGGGTCTCCAGGACACCCCGAAGCGCGTGGCCAAGGCCTACGACGAGTTCTTCGCCGGCGTGAAGCAGGATCCCGGTGACATCCTGGGCACCACCTTCGACATCGCGCATGAGGAACTCGTACTGGTGAAGGACATCCCGTTCTACTCCACGTGCGAACACCACCTGGTGCCCTTCCACGGCACCGCCCACATCGGCTACATCCCCTCCCCGGAGGGGCTGGTCACCGGGCTGAGCAAGCTGGCCCGGCTGGTGGAGGTCTTCGCCCGGCGTCCCCAGGTGCAGGAGCGGCTGACCACGCAGATCGTGGAGGCCCTCATGACCCACCTGAGCCCCCGCGGGGCCATCGTGGTGATCGAGGCAGAGCACATGTGCATGTCCATGCGCGGGGTTCGCAAGCCCGGCGCCAAGACAGTGACCTCGGCCGTCCGGGGCCAGCTCCGCGACTCCTCCACCCGTTCCGAGGCGATGAGCCTGATCCTGCACGGTTGA
- the hpt gene encoding hypoxanthine phosphoribosyltransferase: MEAQDVHGDLDHVLMTTEQIQDTIKDLAAQIDRDYEGKDVLLVAVLKGAVMVMADLSRALHSHVTLDFMAVSSYGSGTQSSGVVRILKDLDADLMGRHVLIVEDIIDSGLTLSWLKTNLESRGPASVEICAFLRKPEAMKVEIDVKYVGQDIPNEFVVGYGLDFDEKYRNLDFIGTLAPHVYS; the protein is encoded by the coding sequence ATGGAAGCACAGGACGTGCACGGCGACCTGGATCATGTGCTCATGACCACAGAGCAGATCCAGGACACCATCAAGGATCTGGCAGCCCAGATCGACCGCGACTACGAGGGCAAGGACGTCCTCCTGGTGGCGGTGCTCAAGGGGGCGGTGATGGTCATGGCCGATCTCTCCCGCGCACTGCACTCGCACGTCACCCTCGACTTCATGGCCGTCTCCTCCTATGGCTCGGGGACCCAGTCCTCCGGTGTGGTGCGGATCCTCAAGGACCTGGACGCCGACCTCATGGGCCGCCACGTCCTCATCGTCGAGGACATCATCGACTCCGGCCTGACGCTGTCCTGGCTCAAGACCAACCTCGAGTCCCGCGGCCCCGCCTCGGTCGAGATCTGCGCCTTCCTGCGTAAGCCGGAGGCCATGAAGGTCGAGATCGACGTCAAGTACGTCGGCCAGGACATCCCCAACGAGTTCGTGGTCGGCTACGGCCTGGACTTCGACGAGAAGTACCGCAACCTGGACTTCATCGGGACCCTCGCCCCGCACGTCTACTCCTGA
- the folB gene encoding dihydroneopterin aldolase — translation MVESTGGRPVDRITLTGLTARGFHGVFAEEKRDGQDFTTDVVVHLDAAPAAAGDDLARTVNYAQVAETVLGVVTGESLDLIETVADRIARALLAEQPMATAVEVTVHKPHAPIEADFADVAVTVFRSRT, via the coding sequence GTGGTCGAGAGCACCGGCGGGCGCCCGGTCGACCGCATCACCCTCACCGGGCTGACCGCTCGGGGATTCCACGGTGTCTTCGCCGAGGAGAAGCGGGACGGCCAGGACTTCACCACGGACGTGGTGGTGCACCTGGACGCGGCGCCGGCCGCCGCCGGTGACGACCTGGCCCGCACCGTCAACTACGCCCAGGTCGCCGAGACGGTACTCGGCGTGGTCACGGGGGAGTCCCTCGACCTCATCGAGACCGTGGCCGACCGCATCGCCCGCGCACTCCTCGCCGAACAGCCCATGGCCACCGCTGTCGAGGTGACCGTGCACAAACCGCACGCTCCCATCGAGGCGGACTTCGCCGACGTCGCGGTCACGGTCTTCCGGAGCCGGACGTGA
- a CDS encoding PH domain-containing protein, whose product MTAPQEPEEPAGVRSEQAQPDHQPDSTAPAPAEPHQPAPGAGRPEAADGEWHRVHPISPWVRGWVILVAMLFFATQSFGEDMVRTLIGQGEFQDAGRLWITLAIYGAVFVVMVVIYYFSWRFTKYQLAEEQVLLDTGVIFRQHRRVRYDRVQAVDIRQPLVARIFGLAELKFEAADGGSTAMQLAFIKEDEARILRAEIMGRAAGIRAGADPEEVARRGAVAATAESGEELSEAPGEGPRPAEFPQQALPEAPEHVMLKVPAGRMIGSVLLSTAMIVMISIIVLLVLGAWILDLTIPQDGEDNWWLILLFVLIPFAFSLVGVAWGGFNKGYNFTVATSPDGLRLRYGLLETSQQTVPPGRVQAVRISQGLLWRAFGWYRMSVNVAGYGAVTEGSGADKSTVLPVGTIEDVMRVLSVVAPDPGVEDAPEVIREGITGSGGGQGFTHSPRRVWWLDPLTWKRNAYRSTDTMVLLRSGRIERYLVLMPHERIQSIGLHQGPLERRLRVATLRFHSTAGPVVPLLPHADVDVAVRLFHEEADIAAVSRRMRDRNQWMREDELARFEQRTQQVIEQ is encoded by the coding sequence GTGACGGCGCCGCAGGAGCCGGAGGAGCCCGCAGGGGTCCGGTCGGAACAGGCGCAGCCGGACCACCAGCCGGACAGCACCGCCCCGGCCCCGGCCGAACCGCATCAGCCGGCCCCCGGCGCGGGTCGCCCGGAGGCGGCCGACGGCGAATGGCACCGCGTGCATCCCATCAGCCCCTGGGTGCGGGGCTGGGTGATCCTCGTCGCCATGCTGTTCTTCGCCACTCAGTCCTTCGGCGAGGACATGGTCCGGACCCTCATCGGCCAGGGCGAGTTCCAGGACGCCGGACGACTGTGGATCACCCTGGCCATCTACGGTGCGGTGTTCGTGGTCATGGTGGTCATCTACTACTTCTCCTGGCGTTTCACGAAGTACCAGCTCGCCGAGGAACAGGTCCTGCTGGACACCGGCGTGATCTTCCGTCAGCACCGGCGTGTGCGCTATGACCGCGTCCAGGCCGTGGACATCCGCCAGCCGCTGGTGGCGCGCATCTTCGGACTCGCGGAACTGAAGTTCGAGGCGGCGGACGGCGGCAGCACGGCGATGCAGCTGGCCTTCATCAAGGAAGACGAGGCCCGCATCCTCCGCGCCGAGATCATGGGCCGTGCCGCGGGGATCCGCGCTGGGGCGGACCCCGAGGAGGTCGCACGGCGGGGTGCCGTGGCGGCCACTGCGGAGTCAGGCGAGGAGCTGAGTGAGGCCCCCGGCGAGGGTCCGCGTCCAGCCGAGTTCCCGCAGCAGGCCCTCCCGGAGGCGCCCGAGCACGTCATGCTCAAGGTCCCCGCGGGCCGGATGATCGGTTCGGTGCTGTTGTCCACGGCGATGATCGTGATGATCTCGATCATCGTCCTCCTCGTCCTGGGTGCCTGGATCCTGGACCTGACCATCCCACAGGACGGCGAGGACAACTGGTGGCTGATCCTGCTGTTCGTCCTCATCCCCTTCGCGTTCTCGCTGGTCGGCGTCGCGTGGGGCGGATTCAACAAGGGCTACAACTTCACGGTCGCCACCTCTCCGGACGGGCTGCGCCTGCGGTACGGCCTGCTCGAGACCTCACAGCAGACCGTGCCGCCGGGCCGTGTCCAGGCGGTGCGCATCAGCCAGGGCCTGCTGTGGCGGGCCTTCGGCTGGTACCGGATGAGCGTCAACGTGGCGGGCTATGGTGCCGTGACGGAGGGCAGCGGCGCCGACAAGTCCACGGTGCTGCCGGTCGGGACGATCGAGGACGTCATGCGCGTGCTCTCCGTGGTGGCGCCGGACCCGGGCGTGGAGGACGCGCCGGAGGTCATCCGTGAAGGCATCACCGGTAGCGGCGGCGGGCAGGGCTTCACGCACTCGCCGCGGCGCGTGTGGTGGCTGGACCCGCTGACCTGGAAGCGCAACGCCTACCGGTCCACGGACACCATGGTCCTGTTGCGTTCGGGCAGGATCGAGCGTTACCTGGTCCTGATGCCGCACGAGCGGATCCAATCCATCGGCCTGCACCAGGGTCCCCTCGAACGCCGCTTGCGCGTAGCCACCCTGCGATTCCACTCCACCGCGGGCCCCGTGGTGCCATTGCTGCCGCACGCGGATGTGGACGTCGCCGTCCGACTGTTCCACGAGGAGGCGGACATCGCCGCCGTCTCCCGCCGCATGAGGGACCGCAACCAGTGGATGCGCGAGGACGAGCTGGCCCGATTCGAGCAACGCACGCAGCAGGTGATCGAGCAGTGA
- the folP gene encoding dihydropteroate synthase gives MDSMAAQTGTGPNTGPLSVVRKVRRRTLRDLPTDRTLIMGVVNVTHNSFSDGGEYLAADAAIEQGLRLYYAGADIIDVGGESTRPGAEAIDPVTEQNRILPVIEALVKAGAVVSVDTMHTVTAEAALKIGDVIINDVSGLNYEPEMPELIARTGATYILMHNRGDSKTMDSLADYGDVVEDVARELTELQDAFLAAGVQPEQLILDPGLGFAKAGAQNWELLKGLDRLQSLGFPVLVAASRKRFLGTLLANEAGAEPAPADRDHATAAVSALSALHRVWGVRVHEIEPSLHAVKAARAWLDPESASARRRSA, from the coding sequence ATGGACTCGATGGCAGCACAGACCGGAACCGGGCCCAACACGGGCCCCCTCTCGGTGGTCCGCAAGGTTCGCCGCCGCACCCTGCGTGACCTGCCCACGGATCGCACGCTGATCATGGGCGTCGTGAACGTCACCCACAACTCCTTCTCGGACGGCGGGGAGTACCTTGCCGCGGATGCCGCCATCGAGCAGGGACTGCGCCTGTACTACGCCGGTGCGGACATCATCGACGTGGGCGGGGAATCCACCCGTCCCGGGGCGGAGGCCATCGACCCGGTCACGGAGCAGAACCGCATCCTGCCTGTCATCGAGGCCCTGGTGAAGGCCGGCGCCGTGGTGTCCGTGGACACCATGCACACCGTCACCGCGGAGGCCGCCCTCAAGATCGGTGACGTCATCATCAACGACGTCTCCGGGCTGAACTACGAACCCGAGATGCCCGAGCTGATCGCCCGCACGGGGGCGACGTACATCCTCATGCACAACCGCGGGGACTCCAAGACCATGGACTCCCTCGCGGACTACGGCGACGTGGTCGAGGACGTGGCCCGGGAGCTGACCGAGTTGCAGGACGCGTTCCTGGCGGCCGGCGTGCAGCCCGAGCAACTCATCCTGGACCCGGGACTGGGCTTCGCGAAGGCCGGCGCGCAGAACTGGGAGCTGCTGAAGGGCCTGGACCGCCTGCAGTCCCTCGGATTCCCAGTCCTCGTGGCCGCCTCCCGCAAGCGCTTCCTCGGTACCCTGCTGGCCAATGAGGCCGGCGCCGAACCGGCGCCCGCGGACCGAGACCACGCCACCGCAGCCGTGTCCGCCCTGTCCGCCCTGCACCGGGTGTGGGGAGTGCGTGTCCACGAGATCGAGCCCAGCCTCCACGCGGTCAAGGCCGCCCGGGCCTGGCTGGATCCGGAGTCCGCCAGCGCCCGCCGTCGGAGTGCCTGA
- a CDS encoding DUF3180 domain-containing protein — MNGIRPLWLLLIVIVSGGLGWVAALLTAEAGVVAPVLVRSSTITLGSVALLVLVLGIRVQRDKKRPPAARMNPLVATRTLALAQAGAYAGSLIAGWHGGVLVHLTSATGFGTPTVNDALLMVVGGLVLVIVGYIVEQYCRLPPEDGADGTTDAHGRNGEGHRGQTGPAYGAEGEGGYARTNDS, encoded by the coding sequence ATGAACGGCATCCGACCCCTGTGGCTGTTGCTGATCGTGATCGTCTCCGGCGGTTTGGGTTGGGTGGCCGCACTGCTGACGGCCGAGGCGGGAGTGGTCGCGCCAGTGCTGGTGCGCTCCTCTACGATCACCCTCGGATCCGTCGCCCTACTGGTGTTGGTGCTCGGCATCCGCGTCCAGCGGGACAAGAAGCGCCCGCCCGCAGCCCGGATGAACCCGCTCGTGGCCACTCGGACCCTGGCACTGGCGCAGGCCGGCGCCTACGCCGGATCGCTCATCGCCGGCTGGCACGGGGGCGTCCTCGTTCACCTGACCTCGGCTACCGGCTTCGGCACCCCCACGGTGAACGATGCCCTGCTGATGGTGGTCGGGGGATTGGTTCTGGTTATCGTGGGATACATCGTGGAGCAATACTGCCGCCTACCCCCGGAAGACGGGGCGGACGGCACCACAGACGCACATGGCCGGAACGGCGAGGGGCACCGGGGACAGACCGGACCCGCCTACGGCGCGGAGGGGGAAGGCGGATATGCCCGAACGAACGACTCATGA
- the tilS gene encoding tRNA lysidine(34) synthetase TilS: protein MDPAHPGDGLSPVPDGQASVGPDTRTTPAGPETWPPATRWPEALHRAVHAVAAATQGRRTPLVGLSGGADSLALAVVTAEAVRTRANPALAGGAGAVVVDHGLQAGSAAVADRAAAIARRLGLEPVVIERVQVTAAGAGPEAAARQARYAALEAAAQRLDSGAVLLAHTRDDQAEQVLLGLARGSGTRSLAGIPRRRGLILRPLLDLTRQETEAICRWAGVRWWQDPANADPAYLRSRLRARVLPALEDPVEGLGPGLSAALARSADIAAEDADALEQWASREYSRLVRFRSGEHTSGTGSRFDITAERGANVSLPLEELAALPDAIRYRVIGSAVVAAGGERPSRERVLAVDRLIAGRISGGTSAGPVQLPGGVVSRRRRTGGYATLDFDAGAVLESPADPPDPPAPSR, encoded by the coding sequence GGCCAGGCATCAGTCGGCCCGGATACCCGCACGACGCCGGCCGGCCCGGAGACCTGGCCGCCCGCCACCCGCTGGCCGGAGGCCCTCCACCGGGCCGTGCATGCGGTCGCGGCGGCCACGCAGGGGCGTCGGACGCCGCTGGTCGGCCTCTCCGGCGGCGCGGACTCCCTGGCGCTCGCCGTGGTCACCGCGGAGGCGGTCCGCACCCGGGCCAACCCGGCGCTGGCGGGTGGTGCGGGCGCCGTCGTCGTGGATCACGGTCTCCAAGCGGGCTCCGCAGCCGTGGCAGACCGCGCGGCCGCCATCGCACGGCGACTGGGACTCGAACCGGTGGTGATCGAGCGCGTGCAGGTCACCGCCGCCGGCGCCGGGCCCGAGGCTGCGGCCCGCCAGGCCCGCTACGCCGCGCTCGAGGCCGCTGCCCAGCGCCTGGACTCCGGAGCGGTGCTGCTGGCGCACACCCGTGATGACCAGGCTGAACAGGTCCTCCTGGGTCTCGCCCGGGGGTCGGGGACGCGGTCGCTCGCGGGGATCCCCCGCCGTCGTGGGCTGATCCTGCGTCCGCTGCTGGACCTGACCCGGCAGGAGACGGAGGCCATCTGCCGGTGGGCCGGCGTGCGCTGGTGGCAGGACCCGGCCAACGCGGACCCGGCCTATCTGCGCTCGCGGCTCCGCGCCCGCGTGCTGCCCGCGCTCGAGGATCCGGTGGAAGGCCTGGGTCCCGGCCTGTCCGCGGCCCTGGCGCGCAGTGCGGACATCGCGGCCGAGGACGCCGATGCCCTCGAGCAGTGGGCCTCCCGTGAGTACAGCCGACTCGTGAGGTTCAGGTCCGGCGAGCACACCTCCGGCACCGGCAGCCGTTTCGACATCACGGCCGAGCGGGGCGCGAACGTGTCCCTGCCGCTGGAGGAGCTGGCGGCGCTGCCGGACGCGATCCGGTACCGGGTCATCGGCTCTGCCGTCGTCGCGGCGGGCGGTGAGCGGCCCAGCCGTGAACGCGTGCTGGCCGTGGACCGGTTGATCGCCGGCCGGATCAGCGGGGGAACCTCGGCCGGGCCGGTCCAGTTGCCGGGCGGCGTGGTCTCCCGCCGTCGTCGTACCGGCGGGTATGCGACACTGGACTTCGACGCCGGAGCGGTCCTGGAGTCCCCCGCGGACCCCCCAGATCCCCCGGCGCCTTCCCGGTAG
- the ftsH gene encoding ATP-dependent zinc metalloprotease FtsH, producing the protein MKAKKVFKGPIIWIVLAAVFLMLIIPALTQGSSARVDTNVGLVLLEEDRAAQAKIQDGEQRVDLTLREPYSQDGRDLGTDVYFYYSTARADNVVEAIDASGLDGFTDEPVQNNWLLSMLGFIIPFLLIGLVFWFLMSRMQGGGGKVMQFGKSKAKLITKDMPQVTFVDVAGAEEAVEELHEIKEFLAEPAKFQAVGAKIPKGVLLYGPPGTGKTLLAKAVAGEAGVPFYSISGSDFVEMFVGVGASRVRDLFEQAKNNSPAIIFVDEIDAVGRHRGAGVGGGNDEREQTLNQLLVEMDGFDATTNVILIAATNRPDVLDPALLRPGRFDRQIPVEAPDLEGRHQILSVHAQGKPMAPGVDLRGLAKRTPGFTGADLANVLNEAALLTARSNAQLIDDRALDEAVDRVMAGPQKRSRLMKEHERKVTAYHEGGHALVAAGLRNSAPVTKITILPRGRALGYTMVVPEDDKYSITRNELLDQLAYAMGGRVAEEIIFHDPSTGASNDISKATDTAKKMVTEYGMSERIGAVKLGTGSGEPFMGRDMSSGREYSEQVAGLVDAEVRQLLDQAHDEAYWIINENREILDRLAYELLAKETLNQAQIAEIFSEIRQREPRTVWLSSEDRPVSDQPPILSPAERRAVAEKAGSNGQGGDAGRAGSEGRDGHDGRAGHTDPAQEPPVDPESSSDSLNPTVDPTPGSQLPGEPDGGTGRPGGPSGPTDLPHADQT; encoded by the coding sequence TTGAAAGCCAAGAAGGTCTTCAAGGGCCCGATCATCTGGATCGTTTTGGCCGCAGTGTTCCTGATGCTGATCATCCCCGCGCTGACGCAGGGGTCCTCCGCCCGGGTAGACACCAACGTGGGCCTGGTTCTGCTCGAGGAGGACAGGGCCGCCCAGGCCAAGATCCAGGACGGTGAGCAGCGCGTCGACCTGACCCTGCGCGAGCCCTACTCCCAGGATGGCCGTGACCTCGGCACGGACGTCTACTTCTACTATTCGACGGCTCGCGCGGACAACGTGGTCGAGGCCATCGACGCCTCCGGTCTGGACGGCTTCACGGATGAGCCGGTGCAGAACAACTGGCTGCTGTCCATGCTGGGCTTCATCATCCCCTTCCTTCTCATCGGCCTGGTCTTCTGGTTCCTCATGTCCCGCATGCAGGGCGGCGGCGGCAAGGTCATGCAGTTCGGCAAGTCCAAGGCGAAACTGATCACCAAGGACATGCCGCAGGTGACCTTCGTGGACGTGGCCGGGGCCGAGGAGGCCGTGGAGGAACTCCACGAGATCAAGGAATTCCTCGCCGAGCCCGCCAAGTTCCAGGCCGTCGGCGCCAAGATCCCCAAGGGCGTACTGCTGTACGGCCCGCCCGGCACCGGCAAGACCCTGCTCGCGAAGGCCGTGGCCGGCGAAGCCGGCGTGCCGTTCTACTCGATCTCCGGCTCCGACTTCGTCGAGATGTTCGTGGGCGTGGGCGCCTCCCGGGTGCGCGACCTGTTCGAGCAGGCCAAGAACAACTCACCGGCCATCATCTTCGTGGACGAGATCGACGCCGTCGGCCGCCACCGTGGTGCCGGCGTGGGCGGCGGCAATGACGAACGCGAGCAGACCCTGAACCAGCTGCTGGTGGAGATGGACGGTTTCGACGCCACCACCAACGTCATCCTCATCGCGGCCACCAACCGGCCCGACGTGCTGGACCCCGCCCTGCTGCGCCCGGGCCGGTTCGACCGGCAGATCCCGGTGGAGGCCCCGGACCTGGAGGGCCGCCACCAGATTCTGTCTGTGCACGCCCAGGGTAAGCCGATGGCCCCCGGGGTGGACCTGCGGGGCCTGGCCAAGCGCACCCCCGGATTCACCGGTGCGGACCTGGCCAACGTCCTCAATGAGGCGGCCCTGCTCACCGCCCGCTCCAATGCGCAGTTGATCGACGACCGCGCCCTGGACGAGGCCGTGGACCGCGTCATGGCCGGGCCGCAGAAGCGCTCGCGCCTGATGAAGGAGCACGAGCGCAAGGTGACCGCCTATCACGAGGGCGGCCACGCGTTGGTGGCGGCCGGACTGCGCAACTCGGCTCCCGTCACCAAGATCACGATCCTGCCGCGCGGACGCGCCCTGGGTTACACCATGGTGGTCCCGGAGGACGACAAGTACTCGATCACCCGCAATGAGCTCCTCGACCAGCTCGCCTACGCCATGGGCGGCCGCGTGGCCGAGGAGATCATCTTCCACGATCCGTCCACCGGAGCCTCGAATGACATCTCCAAGGCCACGGACACGGCCAAGAAGATGGTCACGGAATACGGCATGAGCGAGCGCATCGGCGCCGTGAAGCTCGGCACCGGAAGTGGCGAGCCCTTCATGGGCCGGGACATGAGCAGCGGCCGTGAGTACTCCGAGCAGGTCGCCGGCCTGGTGGACGCCGAGGTGCGCCAGCTCTTGGACCAGGCCCATGACGAGGCGTACTGGATCATCAACGAGAACCGGGAGATCCTGGATCGGCTCGCCTACGAGCTGCTGGCCAAGGAGACCCTCAACCAGGCCCAGATCGCCGAGATCTTCTCCGAGATCCGCCAGCGCGAGCCCCGCACCGTATGGCTCTCCAGCGAGGACCGGCCGGTCTCCGACCAGCCGCCCATCCTGTCCCCGGCCGAGCGCCGGGCCGTGGCGGAGAAGGCCGGATCGAACGGCCAGGGGGGCGACGCCGGGCGCGCGGGTTCTGAGGGCCGTGACGGCCATGACGGCCGTGCCGGTCACACCGATCCCGCGCAGGAGCCTCCCGTGGACCCCGAGTCCTCCTCGGATTCACTGAATCCCACGGTGGATCCCACCCCCGGCAGCCAGTTGCCCGGGGAGCCCGACGGCGGGACCGGCCGGCCCGGAGGACCCTCGGGCCCCACGGACCTGCCTCACGCCGACCAGACCTGA
- a CDS encoding PH domain-containing protein, protein MPERTTHDVGDLEQVEWTPVSPKLVPAHLISTGLTTLIITAVLAVPLVLMLVDVWPAYPAWLAWGLPGVVLVWGLVDLALVSRRVRAMGYAEREDDFVFKSGLWFRRVLAVPYGRLQYLDIKEGPVQRRFGIRSLELQTASAATNATIEGIPAEDSERLRDQLMARGQARLAGL, encoded by the coding sequence ATGCCCGAACGAACGACTCATGATGTGGGTGACCTGGAGCAGGTGGAGTGGACCCCGGTGTCCCCGAAGCTGGTCCCGGCCCATCTCATCTCCACTGGCCTCACCACGCTGATCATCACGGCGGTCCTGGCCGTCCCGCTGGTCCTCATGCTCGTGGACGTCTGGCCCGCCTACCCGGCCTGGCTGGCCTGGGGGCTGCCGGGGGTCGTGCTGGTGTGGGGTCTCGTGGACCTGGCCCTCGTCTCGCGCCGTGTGCGCGCCATGGGCTACGCCGAACGTGAGGACGATTTCGTGTTCAAGTCCGGTCTGTGGTTCCGCCGCGTGCTGGCCGTCCCCTACGGGCGCCTCCAGTACCTCGACATCAAGGAGGGCCCCGTGCAGCGGCGCTTCGGCATCCGCTCCCTGGAACTGCAGACCGCGTCCGCAGCCACCAACGCCACCATCGAGGGCATCCCGGCCGAGGACAGTGAACGGCTCCGCGACCAGCTCATGGCCCGCGGACAGGCACGTCTGGCCGGACTGTGA
- the folK gene encoding 2-amino-4-hydroxy-6-hydroxymethyldihydropteridine diphosphokinase, producing MTSPASPADETGHHRPDLNRVPPVPVPAVLALGANVGDAAATLTDAVRQLAETPGIELTGVSPVAVTQPVGGPPGQPDYLNLVLTLMTRLSPRALLAAGQEIERTHHRTREVRWGPRTLDIDVITYEDLTSDDPELTLPHPRAHLRAFVLTPWSWVDPEATLGGARVADLAAQADDAGSVRRMPTGTEGPAS from the coding sequence GTGACCTCGCCCGCCTCGCCTGCCGATGAGACCGGGCATCACAGGCCGGACCTGAACCGCGTCCCGCCCGTCCCGGTCCCGGCGGTGCTGGCACTCGGGGCGAACGTGGGAGACGCCGCCGCGACCCTCACGGACGCCGTCCGCCAGCTCGCCGAGACCCCGGGGATCGAGCTGACCGGGGTGTCCCCGGTGGCGGTGACCCAGCCGGTGGGCGGCCCCCCGGGTCAGCCCGACTACCTGAACCTCGTGCTGACCCTCATGACGCGCCTGTCCCCGCGTGCCCTGCTCGCGGCCGGCCAGGAGATCGAGCGCACGCACCACCGCACCCGCGAGGTGCGCTGGGGACCGCGCACCCTGGACATCGATGTGATCACCTACGAAGACCTGACCTCGGACGATCCCGAACTCACCCTTCCCCACCCACGCGCCCACCTCCGCGCGTTCGTGCTCACCCCGTGGTCCTGGGTAGACCCCGAGGCCACGCTCGGCGGTGCGCGCGTCGCGGACCTGGCCGCACAAGCGGACGACGCCGGCTCGGTGCGGCGGATGCCCACCGGCACCGAGGGGCCGGCCTCATGA